TTTCATACAAagggcccagcctggggccatGCACCTGGTGAGGACTCAGAGAACGGAAGTGAGTAGTGACGGCAGCAGAAGTAGATCATGGGAAACGCTTTCTTATGGCATGTCTCGGCCCTTAAGATTCCAGTGCCTCACCCCACTGTCTTGGGCGAATACAATCAGTCGTTCATTTGGAGCCATGCTGAGCACACAGTAGCAATGTGGCCCATGAGTTGCAATGACAAAGGTGGTGCGGTTGGTCATGTTGAATGTTGGGAGAAGGTATTCAGTGTGGCTCTTGGACTGGGGTGGGTGGGATTGGGGATGAGTAAGGGACAGACCCCAGGAGCACAAGGATAGAAGAAATAGCAGCTGCACGGACAGAAACGGCAGAGAGTGAGCGCTCAGGAGCTGTTGGAAGTCACCCTTTGGGGGCTTGATTTGTTCACATGGCAAGAGATGTCCCCGGATCTCACttccctggccccaccctccaAAGGCCCCTGGAGCTTTTACTTTGGGGGTACCCCTGGGGTGCTGGGGAGTTTGTAGCTGGAATCAGGTGCACGCTGACGCcgaggagctcctgggagcctcTTGAGCCTCTTCGGTCACCATGGAGGTAGACTGTCTCCGGCCCCGAGACTCCTCTGGGACCTGAGGCCCCTCAGCCACATTTGAGCCTTCCTCCCCCTCAGGTACAAGCAGGGAAAGGGCACTCCCAGGAGAGCAAGAagtgagagacggagagagagagagtgagagccagCAGCCCAGGGTGGCCAGATCCAgagctgggggaagggcagggcgGTGGCTTcacaggcaggaggcagagctaGGGAGCCTCAGCTGGGAGTTGGGCATGGGTGCATGTGTGGAGCAGGTCAGTACAAAGGGCTTGAGATTTCCCAGGCCTCTCCTTgggccctccctccctgcaggggaggctggTGTGGTGACACAGGGCAGGGCCGGCTACTTGCCGGTAGCAGGCAGTGTTGATGAGGACTGGAGCGGGGCACGGGGAGGGGGGAGCTCCTGCACTGGGGAGTCGGCTCTTGGCCCTCACCTGACGCCCTCCCCTCCAAGTGCTCAGTTCTGAGGTCTGTTAGGGGCTACCAGAGGCGGGCAGATTGGAGCAGTGGTGGAGAAAGGTAAGACACGGGTGCACCTCCACCTGCCGTGTCTCGGCGCAGGGTGTGGTTCCTAGGCAGGAGGCCTCACAATAAGGGGCCAGGGGACCTGGTGGCAGGCGCTGCCATCTGAAGGCTGGGCAAACGGTCCTTTCCCCAGACACAGATAGGGATCGGggtgaggagcaggagctggggagcTAGGATACGCTCAGCTAGGGTTAGGGCAGACAAGGCAAAGAGAtgagatagggaaactgaggcaagacCTGGGGACAAAGGGCTGTTTccagtctctctcccttcttctctcagttccaggaaaacaagaaaccaaaactccaaAAATAGAGAACTTTATTATCAGGGATGAATGTATatgggctggggaaggggagaggggcccAGCCTTGGAAGCCTGGGCATAAGGAAAAGGCTGACACACAGTACACATGAAAGGCACAAAGCGGGGTCCCCCCCCGGCACATTCCCAGGGCACCCTGGTCCCTTCTAGAGAAGCACCTATGGCTGGCCTCACACAGAGACCCGGGTTTGGAATAGACTTCTTCCCCATACTCTCCCCATTCTGCCTCCACATCCttctgcccacctgcccatcagcCCCCAGCTGCCAGGCCCAGCAACTGGTCCAACAGCCGGGGCTTGGCAAGTCACGGGCCTCTCCTCAgtgaggagggggcaggaaggagacCACAGAGCATGCCCTCCCTCAGCTTTCACTCAGCTCAACCTCCCATGCCTGGGCAAGGTAGCAGGTTCATTACCAGGGCCCCCGTCCCCCCAGATCTGtggtcccacctcccactcctggCTCAGGTTGGCCCCCACATGGGCTGGAGGGCACGGCACTCACAATACACCTGCTCCGTCACTCCCACACCTCAGTCCAGATGGCCCCAtggtaggggtggggtgggggccggggtgtGCTGAGCCGAAAAGGCTGGCCTACCTGCTTGCTGGGGTATTTGGGGGGGTTGGTGCGGTAGCTGTAGTCGGAGTACTGCTCGGAGCCCGTGGACGTGGTGTCCCCGGTGCCCACAAACGTGTTTGCAGGCGGCAGGTCCTGTACCACCTGGTGCTTCTTGGAGGCCGAGGGTGACTGGGGCTGCAGCTGGatggaaggcagaggagaattGGAGCGGTAGTGGCGGCCCAGGTCGGGGCTGCCTGGCGGGTAGTTGAGGGGCAGGTGGATGCGGGGGCTGTCCCCAGGGGCGTCGCTCATCAGGTTGAACTTGAGGGACTTCTGCAGCCCGGTCTCATCttcatcctccactggcttcacaGGCTTCGGGGACTTGCTCTTCTtgcctttgcttttgttgcccTTGGAGGCTTTGCCGCTGGGCTTGGGGGCATACAGGTCCTTGGTCTCCTTCTTTCCAGCCTGGTAGCCGCTCTTGGCCTCCCGCTGCCGGCAGTAGCGCACAAGCACCGCCAGGGCAATGAGCAAGGCCACGGCCACGACCCCGGCCACCACACCGAAGAGGATGTTGCCCCGCTGCTTGGAGCGCTCGTATTCCGGGTCCCCAGCGATGTCGATATCCAGCGGCGTGTCCAGACTGTGGCCCAGTAAGGTCTCCAGCAGCGTGCGGTTGGCCAAGGTCTCGTTGACGTAAAGGtggaccagggctgtgccatagCGCGGGGGTTTGCCGCGGTCACTGACCTTCACCACCAGGCGGTGCAGCCCGTGGTGGCGTCGCTCGATCTCCTTCTCCAGGGTGATGGCACCCGAATGGGACCCGATCTGGAAGAGCCCATAAGGGTTGCCCCCGGCGATGCTGTAGGTCAGCTCGGCATTGACACCGGAGTCAATGTCCTCAGCTGTCACCTGGCTGACCGTCTCCCCAAGGCGCGTCTGCGGAGTGAGCAGCCGATGCGAGGTGTTGGAGGGGGCGGTGATGAAGGGCGCGTTGTCGTTCTCGTCCAGCACGTTGATGGTGACACCCACGTAGGCTGAGCGGGGCGGCACGCCGCCGTCCACGGCCTTCAGCTGGAAGGTGTAGGTGCTCTGCTGCTCCCGGTCGAAGCTCAGGCTGGAGAGGATGGTGCCCGTGCCGTTCTGGATCACAAAGTCCCCATTGTCCTGCTCCACGGAGAGCTGCACCCGGGCGTTTTCCCCCTTGTCCCCGTCAATGACAGTCACCATGCCCACCGGGCTCAGCGCCGGCATGTTCTCCATCACTGAGAAGTTGTAGCCACTCAGCATAAACTTGGGGTCATTGTCGTTGCAATCTAGCACGTTCACGAGGACAGTGGCcgtgccctgcaggctggggctgccccGGTCGGCTGCCACCACCTTCAACTCGTAGCTGTCCCGCTGTTCCCGGTCAAGCGAAGTCTTCACCCGGATCTCTCCGTTGTCAGGCGAGATGGTGAAGAGGCCCTTGGCAGCCGGCTCTGGTTCCAGAGAATAGACCAGCTCCGCGTTAGAGCCCGAGTCGGCGTCACTGGCCGTGACCTCGGCCACCACTTCGCCGGGCTTGTTGTTTTCCGGGAAGGCGACTTCGGTGACGCTCTGGGTGAAGACGGGTGCATTGTCATTGACGTCCACCACCTGCACCTTGAGGGAGTTGGTGCTCGAGAGGGGTGGGTTGCCGGAGTCCACGGCCACTATCTCGACAGTGTAGTCTTTGACCTTCTCGTAGTCCAGCGGGGTGGTGGTCTGCAGGAAGTACTTCTTCTTGCTGTCACTGCCCGTCTCGCTGGCCTGCCGTAGCTGGAAGGGCACGTCACCAGCAACCACACAGGTGACAGCCGCATTCTCCCCCTCGTCTCGGTCCGACACCTGCACCAGGGCCACGGCTGTCTCTTCTGCCACGTCCTCCGAGATGTTGGCCATCCCATCTTGATGGGTCACCAGCCCTATGCCCCGGATCTCGATGGTGGGAGCATTGTCGTTCATGTCCTTGACAGTCACCACCACCTGTGCTCGGGCGCTCTTGGGGTTGGCACCTCGGTCCTTGGCAAGCACCGAGAAGCGCAGGGTGCTCAGGTCCTCGCGGTCCACAGGGCCCTGGACGGTGATGAGGCCAGTGTTCCTGTCCAGTCGCAGGAGGCGCCTCACGACCTCGGGTGCCTGGTGGAATGTGTAGTCGATCTCGGCGTTGGCACCCTGGTCCGAGTCATTGGCCTTTACCTGCAGGGCGGGAGAGAGTAACAGGAGCAGGCAAGAGTTAGAGCAGGGACAGCCAACTCAGGGGCACATGCGCTGATCAGCATGGGAGACACGACGTGTCTAACATGGCAGCCAAAAGGCCTGATGCTCTGGTAGACGTTACTAACGTGTTTTTCTACAGAGCCCAGACGCGGCCCGCAAATCCTCCAAAATGCTGTGAGAAAAGAGCTgggacatgattttttttccttctaagattttatttttatttatataaaagtcaatgtgtgtgtctgtgtgtgtgtgtgtgtgtgtgtgtgagagagagagagagagagagagagatgagagcgaggaatagatacagagagagggagatatttttcatctgctatgctccctccccaaatagctgcatcagccagggctggaccaggccaaaaccagaagcctgcaactccatccaggtctcccacatgggtgcaggggcccaagcacttgggtcatctgatactttcccaggcacattagcaggaagctggattggaatcaaacagccaggacttgaaccggagctccaatacaggatgctggcgttgcaggtggcggcttaatctgctttgccacagcgccagtcccaagcCAGGGCATTGTTACATCTTACTTGTCATTGCTGTACAAATCCAAATAAGGGGTTGAGAATACAAGCAGCAACTAGGGAAGCACCTTCATCCAGTTAAACTGGCCTTCACCGCTCTGAAGAGAGGGAAATGTGTGAGTAGCAGAGATGGTGTGCATGCACGCACATACAGGGAtgatgcacacacatgcacatacatgtctGTAAGTGTGTGGGATGCTGTGTCTACATGCAGGAGTGCAGACCACATGCCCATGTGGGGGCCTCGGGTGAGGGGACTTGTTCTGAAAGCAGCCAGGTAGACATGTGGGTCAGAGGGAGCTGCCAGCCAGTGCTCAGTAAAACTGGGGAAACCTGTTTtagaagctgcttctcctccAAGCCGGCGCTGGCGAGGCACCAATgtgaggccaggagggaggggctggtgcaggcCACAGAGCCTGCTGGCAGTGGGCTGGGCTCCCAGCATCAAACAATGAACTGTCTGTCCCTTTGCAGTGGGCACACCCTCCCACAGCAACTCCAGCGTGCACTCAGCCCAAGCCTGTACAAACACGGGTGGTAATGGGGCACCAGGCATGAGGTGGGAACAGCCACGAGCTATGACGGTCAGGCAAACACCAGGCTGGAGGTGGGTCACAGCCACACAGTTGTCcgatggctgcagctgggcggAGGGAACAGGCGTAACCTGGGTGAGTTCCTGGGCAGAAGGAGAGCCCTGGGGCCGAAACCCCACTCAATCAGTTTCCAAGTAActatgggactttttttttttttccccccacaggcagagtggacagtgagagagagagagacagagagaaaggtcttcctttttgccgttggttcaccctccaatggctggcgtggccggcgcgctaaggccggcgcaccgcactgatctgaagccaggagccaggtgcttttcctggtctcccatggggtgcagggcccaaggacttgggccatcctccactgcactcctgggccatagcagagagctggcctggaagaggggcaactgggacagaatccggcaccccgaccgggactagaacccggtgtgccggcgccgcaaggcgaaggattagcctattgaaccacagcgctggcctaactATGGGACCTTGGGCCAATTCCTTACCCTCCCCAAGCCCTGGTCCACAAAcatataaaatggggataataacagACTCTGTCACGGGGTGGCAGTGAGGACTAAGAGGGATGACACACGCAAAACCGCCCAACACTGCCCGACACAAAGCAATTCTGAAACAGCCCTCATTGTTTCTTTtgtccatccctccatccatccatgtgtCGCCCACAAACCCAGGCTAACAAATTGCAGGGCGCAGCTGCTGTTggtctttcctcctccctccaggaAGGGGCGATCCCAATCACACCTGCTAGGGCTTTGCATGGAGTGGAGACCCCCGCGTGGGGCGCCGGCTGCCCTGGCCTCTGGTCCAGTCTGTGAGTGCCCATCCATCACCAGCTCTGTGGTATGACCCCCTGTGGTCCCCCTGTCTTTAGGCTGCTCACCTAGCTtcccttttttaaacttttgtttattaGAATGcattgacttatttttaaaaattgtttaaaaattttcttttagttttgaaaCAACAGttgaaaaaatttttacatcACAGAGCTTCTTATCTGCCTCTCTGGGTCCCGGTCTACGACTATGGGCGTCTGCCTGCCTCCTACCCTCACCCAGCTCCAACTCTGTTCCTCTCCCACAGTCCTCCCCACCCTGTCTTCACTGCAGCCCGGGCCACCTCAGCCTTCTCCCCGCCCATCTGCGTGTCCTGTCTCACTGGGAGGTGGTGACGCTGTGAGCTCATGGGCTCTGCAGCCACACTGGTGAGCAGAGCAAAGGTGAGTGCCAAACCCATCAGCCGTGTGTTATCAGCCAggctccttcctgcctctccagGGGCTCAGTTTCCCATCTGTAAACTGGGGATAATGCTACCTTGCACTGGAAGGATTAAATGATACAATACACATGATACGTTGAGAACAGTGCCTGCCACCTAGGCTATTATTATTCCCCATCCCCGACTGTCTGTCTCCCCTGTCTTTCTCAGTCTTTCCTTTCCAGGTTCCAGcctacagcctttttttttttcttctttaaagaaaaaaaaaaaaaaaaaaggctacgtCTCCCACTTCAGCCCGAGGACCTAGGAGGAAGTGTTTCCCAGGACAGGTAACGGTGTCCAGGGCAGGCAGAGCTCTCCTCGGCTCCCTCGCATCAAAGACAGAGGCAGCTCCAGCCCatgggggaggagaaaggagctggggctggcaggaggccagggctgAGATGACAGCGGGAGATACGCCCACTTGTCTGCAGGGACGCTATCTGCactccctcccaggcccaggccccgccgggctgcccagcccctggggcagTTCCCATGCAGGGGGGGTGCTGAGAACATCAACAGAGCCACCTGACACCCCTCTGTGCCAAGGACCCCATACCCGTGGGCGCCCTGTGCCTGGGGAAGAAGgcaatgtatacacacacacaaacacaccagggAAGGCCTTTCAGAATTCTGAAGACCCACCTGGCTGAACAAAGTGATTTCATCTCACTCGTCAGGTAAGGTACGGGAGGAAAGGTGCCTGGGTTAATTCAAACCCACCTCTGGCCAGGAAGACGGTCTCATCTCCCAACGGAGGCTACCTGGACAAAAAGCGACTCCTCTGTCCCAACTCAGCTCACCTGGCTGGGGCAGAAAGCGCTCACCTGACTTGGGAAAGAGTTCCACCTCTCAAGAGGTTTACTGGGGCTTGCCTCAAATTCTATGTCACTGTCACCTAAGTCGCCAGAGAGAGGACAAGAATATCACCTGTTTGGGTGGCAGTAGCAGTTTCTCTCCTACGCCAAAGGAATGCTCACCTGGCTGGGGTGGGCTCCCATGTCCAAAGGTTGTGGGGAGGGTGTAGGGGCTCCTCACCTGGATGACCGAGTGGCCTATGGGGCTGTTCTCAGACAGCTCAGCCTCGTAGGTGGGCCGCTCAAACTTGGGGGCGTTGTCGTTGGTATCGAGCACGGTGACCCGCAGCAGGGCGCTGCTGGCGCGGGGAGGGCTGCCGCCGTCCTGCACCTTGATGGTGAGGTCATAGGAGTCCCAGCGCTCGCGGTCCAGGTTGCCCATCACGATGAGCTGTGGCTGCTTCTCCTCCTGGTCCTCCGCCACCTGCAGCCCAAAGAGCTCCTGGGCCTCCGGCCC
Above is a genomic segment from Oryctolagus cuniculus chromosome 6, mOryCun1.1, whole genome shotgun sequence containing:
- the PCDH1 gene encoding protocadherin-1 isoform X1, with product MRSKRRSLQFYPSKFSGLRGKKTCADHTVSAAMGQAQGAFTVTQSFKSCVLSALPCTRSQAGPEDAGGSRVEAFARFAQSALLIPEPVRMRPLRPSPGPGGRRLLLPPLLLALLLLLAPCPGHATRVVYKVPEEQPPNTLIGSLAADYGFPDVGHLYKLEVGAPYLRVDGKTGDIFTTETSIDREGLRECQNQLPGEPCILEFEVSITDLVQNGSPRLLEGQIEVQDINDNTPNFASPVITLAIPENTNIGSLFPIPLASDRDAGPNGVASYELQAGPEAQELFGLQVAEDQEEKQPQLIVMGNLDRERWDSYDLTIKVQDGGSPPRASSALLRVTVLDTNDNAPKFERPTYEAELSENSPIGHSVIQVKANDSDQGANAEIDYTFHQAPEVVRRLLRLDRNTGLITVQGPVDREDLSTLRFSVLAKDRGANPKSARAQVVVTVKDMNDNAPTIEIRGIGLVTHQDGMANISEDVAEETAVALVQVSDRDEGENAAVTCVVAGDVPFQLRQASETGSDSKKKYFLQTTTPLDYEKVKDYTVEIVAVDSGNPPLSSTNSLKVQVVDVNDNAPVFTQSVTEVAFPENNKPGEVVAEVTASDADSGSNAELVYSLEPEPAAKGLFTISPDNGEIRVKTSLDREQRDSYELKVVAADRGSPSLQGTATVLVNVLDCNDNDPKFMLSGYNFSVMENMPALSPVGMVTVIDGDKGENARVQLSVEQDNGDFVIQNGTGTILSSLSFDREQQSTYTFQLKAVDGGVPPRSAYVGVTINVLDENDNAPFITAPSNTSHRLLTPQTRLGETVSQVTAEDIDSGVNAELTYSIAGGNPYGLFQIGSHSGAITLEKEIERRHHGLHRLVVKVSDRGKPPRYGTALVHLYVNETLANRTLLETLLGHSLDTPLDIDIAGDPEYERSKQRGNILFGVVAGVVAVALLIALAVLVRYCRQREAKSGYQAGKKETKDLYAPKPSGKASKGNKSKGKKSKSPKPVKPVEDEDETGLQKSLKFNLMSDAPGDSPRIHLPLNYPPGSPDLGRHYRSNSPLPSIQLQPQSPSASKKHQVVQDLPPANTFVGTGDTTSTGSEQYSDYSYRTNPPKYPSKQLPHRRVTFSATSQAQELQDPSQHSYYDSGLEESETPSSKSSSGPRLGPLALPEDHYERTTPDGSIGEMEHPENDLRPLPDVAMTGTCTRECSEFGHSDTCWMPGQSSPSRRTKSSALKLSTFVPYQDRGGQEPAGAGSPSPPEDRNTKTAPVRLLPSYSAFSHSSHDSCKDSAALEEIPLTQTSDFPPAATPASAPTAKREIYL
- the PCDH1 gene encoding protocadherin-1 isoform X2 gives rise to the protein MRSARAGSAAAAAAAAASHTRGAGARRGRQAAGLLRREPARAGARTAAPAPAVPSRSPGRGRRPLMDSGAGGRCCPEAALLIPEPVRMRPLRPSPGPGGRRLLLPPLLLALLLLLAPCPGHATRVVYKVPEEQPPNTLIGSLAADYGFPDVGHLYKLEVGAPYLRVDGKTGDIFTTETSIDREGLRECQNQLPGEPCILEFEVSITDLVQNGSPRLLEGQIEVQDINDNTPNFASPVITLAIPENTNIGSLFPIPLASDRDAGPNGVASYELQAGPEAQELFGLQVAEDQEEKQPQLIVMGNLDRERWDSYDLTIKVQDGGSPPRASSALLRVTVLDTNDNAPKFERPTYEAELSENSPIGHSVIQVKANDSDQGANAEIDYTFHQAPEVVRRLLRLDRNTGLITVQGPVDREDLSTLRFSVLAKDRGANPKSARAQVVVTVKDMNDNAPTIEIRGIGLVTHQDGMANISEDVAEETAVALVQVSDRDEGENAAVTCVVAGDVPFQLRQASETGSDSKKKYFLQTTTPLDYEKVKDYTVEIVAVDSGNPPLSSTNSLKVQVVDVNDNAPVFTQSVTEVAFPENNKPGEVVAEVTASDADSGSNAELVYSLEPEPAAKGLFTISPDNGEIRVKTSLDREQRDSYELKVVAADRGSPSLQGTATVLVNVLDCNDNDPKFMLSGYNFSVMENMPALSPVGMVTVIDGDKGENARVQLSVEQDNGDFVIQNGTGTILSSLSFDREQQSTYTFQLKAVDGGVPPRSAYVGVTINVLDENDNAPFITAPSNTSHRLLTPQTRLGETVSQVTAEDIDSGVNAELTYSIAGGNPYGLFQIGSHSGAITLEKEIERRHHGLHRLVVKVSDRGKPPRYGTALVHLYVNETLANRTLLETLLGHSLDTPLDIDIAGDPEYERSKQRGNILFGVVAGVVAVALLIALAVLVRYCRQREAKSGYQAGKKETKDLYAPKPSGKASKGNKSKGKKSKSPKPVKPVEDEDETGLQKSLKFNLMSDAPGDSPRIHLPLNYPPGSPDLGRHYRSNSPLPSIQLQPQSPSASKKHQVVQDLPPANTFVGTGDTTSTGSEQYSDYSYRTNPPKYPSKQLPHRRVTFSATSQAQELQDPSQHSYYDSGLEESETPSSKSSSGPRLGPLALPEDHYERTTPDGSIGEMEHPENDLRPLPDVAMTGTCTRECSEFGHSDTCWMPGQSSPSRRTKSSALKLSTFVPYQDRGGQEPAGAGSPSPPEDRNTKTAPVRLLPSYSAFSHSSHDSCKDSAALEEIPLTQTSDFPPAATPASAPTAKREIYL
- the PCDH1 gene encoding protocadherin-1 isoform X3 yields the protein MRSKRRSLQFYPSKFSGLRGKKTCADHTVSAAMGQAQGAFTVTQSFKSCVLSALPCTRSQAGPEDAGGSRVEAFARFAQSALLIPEPVRMRPLRPSPGPGGRRLLLPPLLLALLLLLAPCPGHATRVVYKVPEEQPPNTLIGSLAADYGFPDVGHLYKLEVGAPYLRVDGKTGDIFTTETSIDREGLRECQNQLPGEPCILEFEVSITDLVQNGSPRLLEGQIEVQDINDNTPNFASPVITLAIPENTNIGSLFPIPLASDRDAGPNGVASYELQAGPEAQELFGLQVAEDQEEKQPQLIVMGNLDRERWDSYDLTIKVQDGGSPPRASSALLRVTVLDTNDNAPKFERPTYEAELSENSPIGHSVIQVKANDSDQGANAEIDYTFHQAPEVVRRLLRLDRNTGLITVQGPVDREDLSTLRFSVLAKDRGANPKSARAQVVVTVKDMNDNAPTIEIRGIGLVTHQDGMANISEDVAEETAVALVQVSDRDEGENAAVTCVVAGDVPFQLRQASETGSDSKKKYFLQTTTPLDYEKVKDYTVEIVAVDSGNPPLSSTNSLKVQVVDVNDNAPVFTQSVTEVAFPENNKPGEVVAEVTASDADSGSNAELVYSLEPEPAAKGLFTISPDNGEIRVKTSLDREQRDSYELKVVAADRGSPSLQGTATVLVNVLDCNDNDPKFMLSGYNFSVMENMPALSPVGMVTVIDGDKGENARVQLSVEQDNGDFVIQNGTGTILSSLSFDREQQSTYTFQLKAVDGGVPPRSAYVGVTINVLDENDNAPFITAPSNTSHRLLTPQTRLGETVSQVTAEDIDSGVNAELTYSIAGGNPYGLFQIGSHSGAITLEKEIERRHHGLHRLVVKVSDRGKPPRYGTALVHLYVNETLANRTLLETLLGHSLDTPLDIDIAGDPEYERSKQRGNILFGVVAGVVAVALLIALAVLVRYCRQREAKSGYQAGKKETKDLYAPKPSGKASKGNKSKGKKSKSPKPVKPVEDEDETGLQKSLKFNLMSDAPGDSPRIHLPLNYPPGSPDLGRHYRSNSPLPSIQLQPQSPSASKKHQVVQDLPPANTFVGTGDTTSTGSEQYSDYSYRTNPPKYPSKQLPHRRVTFSATSQAQELQDPSQHSYYDSGLEESETPSSKSSSGPRLGPLALPEDHYERTTPDGSIGEMEHPENEPAGRSRP
- the PCDH1 gene encoding protocadherin-1 isoform X4 produces the protein MRSKRRSLQFYPSKFSGLRGKKTCADHTVSAAMGQAQGAFTVTQSFKSCVLSALPCTRSQAGPEDAGGSRVEAFARFAQSALLIPEPVRMRPLRPSPGPGGRRLLLPPLLLALLLLLAPCPGHATRVVYKVPEEQPPNTLIGSLAADYGFPDVGHLYKLEVGAPYLRVDGKTGDIFTTETSIDREGLRECQNQLPGEPCILEFEVSITDLVQNGSPRLLEGQIEVQDINDNTPNFASPVITLAIPENTNIGSLFPIPLASDRDAGPNGVASYELQAGPEAQELFGLQVAEDQEEKQPQLIVMGNLDRERWDSYDLTIKVQDGGSPPRASSALLRVTVLDTNDNAPKFERPTYEAELSENSPIGHSVIQVKANDSDQGANAEIDYTFHQAPEVVRRLLRLDRNTGLITVQGPVDREDLSTLRFSVLAKDRGANPKSARAQVVVTVKDMNDNAPTIEIRGIGLVTHQDGMANISEDVAEETAVALVQVSDRDEGENAAVTCVVAGDVPFQLRQASETGSDSKKKYFLQTTTPLDYEKVKDYTVEIVAVDSGNPPLSSTNSLKVQVVDVNDNAPVFTQSVTEVAFPENNKPGEVVAEVTASDADSGSNAELVYSLEPEPAAKGLFTISPDNGEIRVKTSLDREQRDSYELKVVAADRGSPSLQGTATVLVNVLDCNDNDPKFMLSGYNFSVMENMPALSPVGMVTVIDGDKGENARVQLSVEQDNGDFVIQNGTGTILSSLSFDREQQSTYTFQLKAVDGGVPPRSAYVGVTINVLDENDNAPFITAPSNTSHRLLTPQTRLGETVSQVTAEDIDSGVNAELTYSIAGGNPYGLFQIGSHSGAITLEKEIERRHHGLHRLVVKVSDRGKPPRYGTALVHLYVNETLANRTLLETLLGHSLDTPLDIDIAGDPEYERSKQRGNILFGVVAGVVAVALLIALAVLVRYCRQREAKSGYQAGKKETKDLYAPKPSGKASKGNKSKGKKSKSPKPVKPVEDEDETGLQKSLKFNLMSDAPGDSPRIHLPLNYPPGSPDLGRHYRSNSPLPSIQLQPQSPSASKKHQVVQDLPPANTFVGTGDTTSTGSEQYSDYSYRTNPPKYPSKQVGQPFRLSTPRPPPHPYHGAIWTEVWE